The following DNA comes from Diceros bicornis minor isolate mBicDic1 chromosome 12, mDicBic1.mat.cur, whole genome shotgun sequence.
CAGTAGGAGTATGGTAATGGGAACGTATGCCCCCAGCACAGGGcatctctgaccctcctgccttaGCAGAATATAGTTCCTACTCTGCTCCTTACAGACTTGGAATTCCCTGAACTGAGTAGGAGAATGGCAGGAACCAAACTCCTGTGGTTGTTGGGAAAGTTCAGAGTTCCTAAGAAAACAGGTTTCCTTGAAGCCCCACATCCCTGACCTCTCTGCATGTCCCTCTACTTCCCTGGGGGCACCTGGCTCTCTGAGGCTACTCTGGCTCTGTGTGTCGGTATAGCTGGCGATGAAGTGCATGAGACCAGAAGATGTTTCGGTGCTGTACATCACCCAGGCTCAGGAGATGGAGAAGCAGGGCAAGTACCGGGAGGCTGAAAGGTGAGTTGTGGCGCCAGAGGAGGTGTGGAGGGAGATGAGGCTTCAGGGCTGAAGGAAGAGATGGGGTCTGGGGATATGTGCCCTCTGCCCAGAAGGCAGTGACAGGATCTCTTAGGACCCTAGCAGCAGGAATCTGGGTCTAAGAGGCCCCAGGTGTGTCTTCCATCCACAGGCTATACGTAACAGTAGAAGAGCCTGATCTTGCCATCACCATGTTCAAAAAGCACAAGTTGTATGATGATATGATCCGCCTAGTAGGGAAGCACCACCCAGATCTCCTCAGTGACACACACCTACATCTGGGCAAGGTGAGCTCTTCTCGTGTCCTTGCCGATCTCTTCCCCAAACAGGCTCTGTCTCCCCCTCTCTCCATTCTGACCTACCTTTCCCCAGGAGCTGGAGGCTGAAGGCCGACTACAGGAGGCTGAGTATCACTACCTTGAGGCCCAGGAATGGAAGGCAACAGTGAACATGTACCGGTCCAATGGGCTTTGGGAAGAGGCGTACCGGGTAAGGAGTCCAGGCCACACTCAGGAGTACATCCATCCTTCTTCCTCACTCTCAAGTGACTGTAATTCTAAACTGGTTGTAGGTGTCTTTGAAAAATGTCCACACCTATACACAACATTTCTCATACAGTTTTAAGGGTTTGTGGACTACCTGAAATCCATCCTTGGACCCTAAGCAAGTTAAGAGACCCTGAAACTTAGCCGTCTTCCTGTTGTTCTAGAACAGGCACCTCATGTTTGTCAAAGCTGAGGTCAGGTTGGAGATGAGAAGGGAGCAGCCATGTACCCCTGTGTTGAAGGATTGCCGAGTGGCTTTGCTTTACAGGTGGCCAAGGCTCATGGAGGAACTAATGCCCACAAACACGTGGCCTATCTGTGGGCAAAGAGCCTAGGAGGAGAGGCTGCAGTCAGACTGCTTAATAAGCTGGGACTCCTGGAAGCTGCTGTTGACCACGCTGCTGACAACTGGTGAGGCCCTAAGCCTTCTCTCCACTGGCCTCATTCCAGACAGATCCTCTATATAGAGAAAGAAATTTGATATATAACTGAAAAGCATTTCTAAAAGCTGAGGCGAGAGTGAAGAAATGTGGTAGGGAGAGATTCTTGGAAGGACTTGATAGAGAGGCAACAATGAATTAGTAATTCTGCTGCTATTCCCCAGGGGCTCAGAACAGTGTTTAATCTTTGGCTGTTCTAAGGGGAAATGTGGAGACAGAACAGCTTTTAAAGCTAAAGTGCACTAAGCCAGTAACTTACTTCTGAGTAATGGAAGTGGGATTCTGTTAAATGCAAAATGAACTTTTCTTAAGCAAATGTTATAAACACCAGTAGTAATCCTGCATCAGTCAGATTGCTGAGGATAGCCTTACTCGTTTTTGAGAGATTGTTTTTCTGCTAATGTGGATGTGGCTCAGGAGGATGTGGTGGGAGCACCAAGAGCCCTTCCTACCCTGTTCGAGTAGTGCTGTGAGGCTCCCTCCTCCTTCGCCCTCCCTCCTTCATCCCACTGCTTCTCAGTCCGCTGGTCTCGGGGAAGCACAGGCCTTTCCAAGTGTCTCTTGATCCATGTCTTCCTTTatatctctctctgcttctctatcACTTCATATGGACTGTCTTTCTTAATCTGTCCCTTTTCCTCCCCTCAGTCTTTGCcctgtctctgttttcttttgccctctgtttctcttttcctcttataaAGGAAGTATTGAGTAGGCAAACTTTATCTGCCCCTTCCATTTCAGCTCCTTTGAATTTGCTTTTGAACTCTCTCGGCTGGCGCTCAAGCACAAAACCCCTGAGATTCATCTCAGATATGCTATGTACCTGGAGGATGAGGTATGAATGTGGTCCTTCTCCATTGCTTTTGACCCTGACCACAGAGCCCTCCTTTCCATCCCCAGCCCATTGCCCATCAAACCTCCTGTCTCATGACTGCCTGTGATGCCAGTCTCCTTCTCATCACGTGAGgctgtctttctctccctctagGGTAAATTTGAAGAAGCTGAAGCTGAATTCATCAGGGCTGGTAAACCCAAGGAAGCAGTCCTCATGTGAGTTATCCCATAAATTCCTTAATTCTGTCCTCCCAAGCACAGCCCCAGGATCTTACATTGTCATCTTCACCTTCATCTAAACCTAGTACCAATAAATCTTATACTCCCTCAGTGACATGGCTGTTTGCCTGTCATTGTTGAGACCTCAGTCCCATACTCAGCCTGCCCTGTGTCCCCACCTGGGAGCAGGTTTGTCCACAACCAGGATTGGGAGGCAGCTCAGCGTGTAGCCGAGGCCCACGACCCTGACAGCGTTGCCGAGGTGCTCGTGGGGCAGGCCCGGGGGGCCTTGGAGGAGAAGGACTTTCATAAAGCAGAAGGGCTGCTGCTTCGGGCCCAGAGACCAGGCCTGGCCCTCAGTTATTATAAGGTAGGGCACCGGAGTCAGGGCCGTGAGGGGAGGGTGAGAGGGTATGAGAGCCCACAGAGTGCTACACTGACCCCTGGCACTGAGAAAGATCCAGTAGGTTAGCAGTGGACAGGGCGAAGGAGagataagagaaaggagaagagaggtcCAAGGACCCAGGGATCAGTGGGTCATAGCACCTGTTTGGCAGTGGGAAGCTGTCATGTCTGCCTCTACCCTCCTGATACCTGGAAATCTGGGCAGGAGGCTGGATTATGGAGTGATGCCCTGCGGATCTGCAAGGACTACATGCCTGGCCAGCTGGAGGCTCTGCAGGAAGAGTATGAGCGGGAAGCTACTAAGAAGGGGGCCAGGTATGAAGCTAGGAGGCCAGGAAATGTTGGCAGGGTTGGGGGTGGGTCACAAGGTGTGCACAGGATAGGCCATGCTGCCCCCCTGCATTCCTGGTCACAAGCACTCTCCTCTTCACAGGGGCATGGAGGGACTAGTGGAACAAGCTCGACAGTGGGAGCAGGCTGGAGAGTATAGCCGTGCAGTCGACTGTTACCTCAAAGTGCGGGACTCAGGAAGCAGCAGCCTGGTGGAGAAGTGCTGGATGAAGGTGAGGCCTGCCCACCTTTCCTGGCCCTCCGCTTCCCCAGGCCTCCACTCACCCAGCATTCCTTCTCAGACATTCATCTTTTTCCTCCTGTGTCTTTTTGTTTCAAACAGGTATCTAATGAGTTCTTGCTAGATGCTAGATCTAGAACCTATGAAGGCTATAAAAGGGGATATAAGACAGAACCCTGACAGCTAGAAATTGGGGGAAGTTAGACTAACACATGGCTCAATTAATTAATATTGTATCTGAGTGAAGACTAAAGTGTGTGATTCAAAGTggagttcaggggccggccccacggcttagcggttaagtgcgcgcgctccactactggcggcctgggtttggatccccggcgcgcaccgacgcaccgcttgtccagccacgctgaggcagcgtcccacatacagcaactagaaggatgtgcaactatgacacacaactatctaccggggctttggggaaaaaaagggaaaaaaaggaggatgattggcaatagatgttagctcagggctggtcttcctcagcaaaaagaggagtattggcatggatgttagctcagggctgatcttcctcaccaaaaaaaataagtgGAGTTCAGAGAAGGGTGAGATCTCTGTGAGCTGGGGGCGTCAGGAGGCTTTGTAGGCCTGGAACCGGAGCTGGAAGGGCAAATCCAAACCCTGGAGCTGGAGCTAGAGGGAGGCCAGGAAGAAACCAGAGGCTCCTCCTCTACCCAGCAGCTCCTGAAAAGAAGCCTCTAGCAGATTAAACCAAACCAATATGTTTTATGAATTCTAAGATATATATAATCACATTTTAGTACCTTCGAAATTGGGATACATGTATAGTTTAAATGATGTGCCTTAGATTCAGGGAAATACGGGTATTAGGAGTTATGAGGAGGCAAGGTTGGTCAACCCCCTAAATAAAATGTTGTGTGATGATGCCCCTGCAAAATTTCCCTTAGGTTTCTAAGGCCTTGTAATTGAAGAACCCCTAGAAGTTGGAGGGgaagaagtagaaagaaggaCTGATGATTGGTTGTATGAGTTTAGCAGAGTTTAATCAGCAAGTATTTAGTAAGCATCTGCTGTGTCTTACTCTGGGGGGTTGTTCACTGGGGTGCATGCATGACTATACCTTCTTCAGATTAGTCAGAGGATAGCTTCCAGGATTGGGGCACTTTAAGCATTGAAGGGTTTGGCAGGTAAAGAAAGAGGCAAGAATAGGTGGGGGAAAGACCAGGAGGATTAGTACAGACTATAGCTAAACTAGACTGCGTGGAAATTAAAATCTGGTGAGGATGTCAGCACCATAGTGGAAATAGTGTGAGCTTATAGAACACTTGGGTTTGTAGAATTACTGAGTTTCAGGGTTGGAAGGTGTCTCCAAGACCAtctagaccagcactgtccaattgAAAAATAATGCAAGTCACAAAGATAAGTCAcacatgtaatttaaaattttctagtagcctcattcaaataaataaaaaagatacgggtgaaaataattttaacatattttacttaacccagtatagCTAAACTATCATTTCAatagtttgaaatatttcactataaaaatttattgagatattttacattccttgtttcatactaagtctttgagcACAGCACATTTCTACTGggactagccacatgtgactaatgCTTCTGTTCTGGACAGTACATATCTAGACTCACCATAACTCTTatggatgaagaaaccaaggctcagaaaagCCCAACACAAATAGTTGCAGAATGCCTTGGACTCCTATTTTAGGAGTTCTTTTTCTGTACCATGCTACCAAGATTCTGTTTGTGACAAAGAACTTGAGAAACCAATTTGTCAAAGGTGGCAGGACCAAATGCAGTGACCTCAGACAGCAAAGAGAGTATCTGCAAGAGATGAGCTGAGAGGAACAGATAGTCCACTGATGGTCATTTAAAGGCTCGATGGACCATGAGGCAGTTTTTGCCCAGGAACATGGAAGGTGAGGgagagtgtgagagagaaagttggcaactggagggaaaaaatagaTTAGGCCGAGGACCCCCAGTGGtatttgtctctcctacccatttCCATCTTCTGTTCAACCACTCAGGCAGCTGAACTCTCCATCAAGTTTCTGCCTCCCCAACGAAGTCTGGAAGTAGTTCGGGCTGTAGGACCCCAGCTGATTGGAATTGGAAAGCACAGTGCAGTAAGTAGGGTGCTAGGACTGAAAAGAGATAGATTCCACAGAGATGGGTGGAATGGTGACATCTACACCCAGGAAGGTGTGTGAGGTGGGTCTCTTGGCAGGCGTGGTATGCAGTTCTGGGGAAACAGAGAAGAGGGTTCACAGAGGAAAGACTGGGGAGTGAAGGGGAAAGATGGTCTCCAGTCTCTGATTTCCCACCATGCAGGCTGCAGAGCTCTATCTGAACCTGGACCTAGTCAAGGAAGCAATCGATGCTTTCATTGAGGGTGAGGAATGGAACAAGGCCAAGCGTGTGGCCAAGGAGTTAGATCCCCGGTAAGCTCACAACCCTTTCTCAGTGGGAAATTCTCTTGTACTGCCTTTTGTAAAGACTGGGAGAATGTTCTCACGGGGAGGGTGTGCATCCCTGGACCATGAAGTGTGAGATCTGTGTACATCTTCACAGGTATGAAGACTACGTGGACCAGCATTATAAAGAGTTCCTCAAGAACCAGGGCAAAGTGGACTCGGTGAGACTTGCAGAGTTAGCAGGAGGCAGAACGCACAGAGAAGCTCAAGAGATGAGCTCAAGACATGAGTTCCTCATGTAACTCTCTCTTTTCAACTGATCCATAGCTGGTGGGTGTGGATGTAGTGGCTGCTTTGGACCTATATGTGGAGCAGGGCCAGTGGGACAAGTGCATTGAAACAGCTACCAAGCAGGTACTGCTCTCTTCCTCCTATTCCCAGCTCTTCTGTACGTTTTCCCTTGACTTCTCACCTGCcccagagctgtatctcttactTCTTCCAAAGCCCAAACCCCAAAGATCCCTAATCAGCATCAGGGGGCTCAGTCTTCCACACTCTGAAGTTGGGGTCAGAGGCCTACCTGGGCCTGGCTTGTATATGCCCTTTGCCTCTTAAACAAATCTACAGCCTCAAGTCAGCACCCCACCCTCACTGTCTTGTCTTACTGATCCCAGCCTCCCCCATGCTTTTCCTCCACCCCCGGGACAGAACTACAAGATTCTGCACAAGTACGTGGCTTTGTATGCGACTCACCTGATCCGAGAGGGTGGCTGTGCCCAGGCACTGGCCCAGTATGTGCAACATGGAGCCCCTGCTAACCCTCAGGTACAGCTTGCTTCTTGGGGTGAATGTTTCCTCAAGGAAAGTCTTACCTTCTCCTCAAGAACCACCCATCCTCTCAGGAACTATCTTCTCAAAGGATTCCTTCATTAGAGAGCATCATGCCCAGAGACCCCTCCCAGCCTCTTCTGAAATATACAGCCTCTCTGGAGGATTTACCCTTTGAAGAAACACCCAACCTCCCCATGCTCTTAGCTAACACACAGAGAACAGTCTTTCAGAGATGAATCCTGCACACACCCCTAGGGCCTTAATAACTTCCTCCAGAGAATAAACACCACTCTCCTATCTGAGCATCACAGCTCTCTGGAATATTAGCCCATTAATACTGTAACTGTGCATTCACATTCACACATTTTCCCACACTCAAAGAACACCAATTAGTAAGAAATAGTTATTTTCTTACTCCTCTTCTTTCTCATCCCTAAAAATAATCAACACTTTCTCCATCATTGTCCTTTCCCTCCTCTATGCACACATTTACAGCCTGTTTTCCTCTCTTTGGCCCCACTTCCACTGACTTTCTTCTAGTTGTCCCCTTCTCACTTAGCCTTCCTTTCCCTGTCTACCTCCAGAACTTCAACATCTACAAGAGGATCTTCACTGACATGGTGAGCTCACCTGGGACCAACAGTGCTGAGGCCTATCACAACTGGGCTGATCTTCGGGATGTCCTCTTCAACCTGGTGAGGAAGTCCGGTCAAGAAGAGTGAAAAGGCTACTCCACTTGTCCCTGTCCTCGTCTCTTCTTTCATGCACATAAACCTTTACCCTCAGTTGTATTGTACCTTCCTTGTCCAGGTGACCAGTGGTCTACTGACCACTCTATGGCCCTGGCACTCCTCTGACCCCTGACCCAGGCTCTTCCTGCTCTAGTGTGAAAACCTGGTAAAGTCCAGTGAGGCAAACTCTCCAGCCCATGAGGAGTTCGAGACGATGCTGCTGATCGCTCATTACTATGCCACTCGCTCTGCGGCCCAGAGCGTCAAACAGCTGGTGAGATGGAGGCGGGAGGAGTATTCAGTCTTATGGACACATCTTCAAATGTATTTAAGTTGAATGAATTCAAGTTCTGGATTCTCAAGCTTGGCCTACTTCTCTGCTAGCTTCTCTTCTGTTTAAAGGAATCTTTGACCCTTGCTGAGATGGTTTTCTTCCTGTACTCCTTTGACCTTCTAAGGGCTCTGTGCCCACATTGTTCCAGCCACATTATGCTTAAACATTCAAATCCCATGATTTCTGTATTGACCtcttataatatatacataattttggCTTATTCCTGATAGTATATCGTATATTTAGTTCATATACTTGGATGATAGAATTCTAGAAGTGGAAGGAGATTTAGAAATAATCTAAGTCCAGTTCTCTTGTGCAGATGAAGAAAACTAAGACCCAGAACTGCTTGAAATCCAGAGCAATATAATACTGATTTGTTGGTTTTCTGGTTCTGTGGCTGCCTTAGTTATAAGATCATTGGTCTGGTAGCCCAGTCACTATAGTGCCAGAATCATAATGCTTAGACTTTAATCCATAGGAAACTGTGGCTGCCAGGCTTTCTGTTTCGCTGTTACGCCACACCCAGCTCCTACCTGCAGACAAGGCCTTCTATGAAGCAGGCATTGCTGCCAAGGTGAGCTGGGACAAGGAAGGGTGGGGCCGAGGAGATAAGGAAATCAAAAGTTGGAAGGTAGAATATCCCATCTGCTCAGGTAGAGCAAAGCTGAGTGTAgggctgatgttatggaggatattgtttTCCTGTATCTTCCTGGATTCTTGCCCTGCATCCTGGAAAAGCAGCGtccagcccagctgctcactcccACTTGCAACTTTCCTCTGTTGCAGGCAGTTGGCTGGGAGAACATGGCATTCATCTTCCTCAACCGCTTTTTGGATCTGACGGATGTGAGTAGGCAAGTTGTGCCCAGAGGTTGGGAGGTTTTGCCGGTCACAGGCTGTGCCTATCTCATGGCTACCCATTCTACCGCAGGCAATCGAAGAAGGGACTCTGGATGCCCTTGACCACTCTGACTTTCAGGATACAGACATTCCCTTTGAGGTGCCACTCCCAGCCAAGCAGCACATACCGGTAAGGGTGCAGGATTGGAGAACAGGaggccccaccagtgtgagtCCACTGAGAAGGGAGGACATATTAGGTTGGTCCCCCCCAACCCTTTGTAATGGGCATCAGTCAGCAACATCTTTGGAAGGGTCTCAGCCCTCACTATTCCTTCAGTGAAAGTAGAAGCAGAGGAAAAAGCTAAGGCTGTGACTGTGACCCCCAGTCCAAGGAGACTCATTTATGGGTAAAAGGCAGTACACAGGGTGTTGGCTTAGCAAACCCCCTCACCTACCACCCTCCACTTGCCCTGCCCTGCATGAAGCTGCTGCTCCCTGTCCTTCctaggaggctcagagagaagaggTTCGAGACTGGGTGCTCACAGTCTCAATGGACCAGCGGCTGGAACAAGTTCTGCCTCAGGATGAGCGTGGTGCCTACGAGGCTTCCCTGGTGGCAGCGAGCACTGGAGTTCGGGCACTGCCCTGCCTCATTACTGGTACAGAATCCTACAGCACCCCATATTCTGTGGtgggtggaaaggaaggaaaaacagcAGGATCAAGAAACTATTTTACTGTGATTCAGTAAAGAATGCAGAAGACAAGAACAGCCTACTTTGTACCCCAAATTGCTTGTCGTTTTCCCCTCTCAATCCCTTTCAAACCCcagttcacttttttttcttccccacagGATACCCCATTCTGAGGAACAAAATTGAATTTAAGCGGCCAGGGAAGGCAGCTAACAAGGACAACTGGAATAAGTTCCTTATGGCTATCAAGGTTAGAGAGGGAGACTTGAAGAACGGGGGCAGGGAGAGCAGCactgaagaacaacaacaaaccacTAGAAGGGTGGGTGGGATTGTCAAGAAGGCAGGTGCAGGCCTTGAACCCTGCTCCCCATGCTGAGATGGAGTtgattttctttatatcaggaatgTTTTTCTCAGCACTAATGAGTTCCTCTCATGTTCTTTCTGTTTCCTCACAGACCTCCCACAGCCCAGTATGCCAGGATGTGCTGAAATTCATCAGTCAGTGGTGTGGAGGGCTACCCAGCACCAGCTTTTCCTTTCAGTAACTGGTAGAGCTCAAGGAAGAGTTATTAGATTCTCTCCCTCATTAAAGTCTTGTAACTGAGACCACTGTATTCTTTGATGAAGGTCACCCCCAACACCAATCCAGTGTCCTTTTTCCTCCAAAAGAATCATAATCAAgtagaataaaagagttctttTATTATAATTGTTTATATCATCCTAGGAGTCAGTGGAAAACTCTTGGGGACTGAGCCTCTGGATCAGCACCTGCATGATAGGAGGTAGCCTCGGTCAGAGGACAAACAGCATAGCAAAGGACTCAACCCAGTTTTAAGAGTggttccctgcccccacccttttCCCAGGCCACAATCCTCACCGCCCATTACCTGTCCTAAACCCAACTTTTCTGTGATGCCTGGATTTCTTGATTTTGATCCAGTAGCTGTTCATTTTCCTGCCTTTTAAATTTAGGAAGTTCAAGCTCTGTCAGTTCCACCAGCTGCAGAAGAGGGTAGAGTTAGTACTCCGGCCCTGAATTATAGTTCAGCATCTTTTCAACACAGCCAATCTGTGTTGAATGAACCCTTCCTGTTCATCTTCCTTACCTGCCCCTGTAGTCCTTCCTTCCTGCAGGGCCCAACCCCACGTAGAGTGAGTGCAGCCACACAGCAGTAACCAGACAGAACAGCCTCCGCTGCAGACATGAGCAAAGAAGGGATCCAGAGAGCCAAGGCTGTATCCTAACAGGGGAAGAGGAATGGTGGGGGACTAAGAGGGACCAGGGCACGATTGGCAAATAGGGGCAAATTAAAAGGGCAGGACCATCCTCCTCATCCTTTTGAGAAGAGAATGGACTCACATAGATTCTTGTGGGGTCAAAGGAGCAGTCAGTGTGTCCAGGCCCCTGGTCCAGCGGTAGCAAAGGATCCAGCAGTCCTGGATGGCAGTCACCAATAAGACGGCGGCCGCCATTGGCCACAGTGAGTGACACAGCAAGGAGGAGGCCCAGGGAGCAGGCAGCGGACAAGAGCAGGTTCACCAGAGCTAGTGCCAGCAGGGCCCAGTGCTGGCGAGAGCAGAAAGTCAGGGTGAGCAGCCTGGGGGCAGCTGACTCTCCCCCTGACTAGACTCCTCAGGTTTCTCTATTTGAGGCTCCTCCTCCTACTTAAAGATGAAGCTGTGTCAGCCCCCATTTCCTTGACTCAAGGCCTACTCATTAAAGCTCCGGAAATCCCCTCTCACCAGTCGTGGGCGAAGAAGGTTCCTGGATGCCAAGAGGGCCACAAGTCCCACGGAAACACTCTGCAAGACACAAAGCCTGAGGCCCGCGTTGCTCTCCGCACCGCCGGGCCGcggccccgccccaccccgcctGCGGCGCTcaccagcagccctgagcccacggAGATGACATTGGCGGTGATGTACTCCGGAGTGACGGCGCCGCGGGGATTGGCCACGTGCCGCAGGACGGTGCCGTGCAGCACGGCCCCCAGCAGCAGGTTCACGTGGCCCACCAGGATCAATGCGAGGCCCACGCGCATAAGCCGCCGGGGACCCCGGGCCGCGTCTGCAAAGCACCGGTGAGGGGCAGGCCTGAGCCGGGAGAGGAAGCGCGAGGCCCCTCGCGGCAGCCCCAGGCTAACCGGGGGCTGTAGGACGGGCCGAGGGTAGGCGCAGGGGAACGAGACCGAGACCGGAGGGCCCGGAAGTTACCGAATCTGCAGAGGCGGCAGCACCTCATTCCGTCCCTCGGCGCCTCGCCGCCGGGCACCTCTACCTGGCCCCGGCCCCTCCCTCGCTCTCCCGGTGGCCAGTTCCGCCCGATTACTACCTGGAGGCCCAACCCCCGCGCCCCACTCCCCCTAGCGGGGAAGGTGCAAACACACACGACACTTATAGCAAAAAGTAGACTTTTATTACAGCAGCAACTGAGGCGAATCGAATGGCCCCCCAGGGCCACCACTGCAGCACCACCCTTCTCTCCCGCCCCATCCGCCCCAGCGGGATTGTAAAATTCAGCTCCCCTAGTGCCCGTGGGCTTCCTTCCCACACAGGCTGGGCGGGAGCCGGCAGATCAGCTACTAGCCCCCAACTAGAAGGCGGCTGCTGAGAAGGCCCAGGCCCACGTCTGTgcaaaacaagtaaacaaagtgcagaggggaggaagagaaggggaaagggTAGGGTGATGCTCAGAACCAGGGAGCCCCAAAGCCCTCCTGAATAATAAAGGAGAGAAGGGGCTTCACAGGGTAATACTGACTggggggaaggggcaggaaggcTGTGGCACGTCTAGTGACAGCCACAGCTCAGATTAGGGGCCTGGCCCGAGTGAGCTCTAAGAGGAGACGGTGACAGCGGCTGAGTTGAGGGTGCTGTTCCTAGCAAAATTGAACTTGTTCAGGGTCTCCTCTAGCAGAGAAGTCAGTCGGCTCTGGTCAGCCTGGGGAGAGAAGAGCTCAGTGAGACAGGCTGAGAGCAGAGAAGAATGG
Coding sequences within:
- the KRTCAP3 gene encoding keratinocyte-associated protein 3; the encoded protein is MRCCRLCRFDAARGPRRLMRVGLALILVGHVNLLLGAVLHGTVLRHVANPRGAVTPEYITANVISVGSGLLSVSVGLVALLASRNLLRPRLHWALLALALVNLLLSAACSLGLLLAVSLTVANGGRRLIGDCHPGLLDPLLPLDQGPGHTDCSFDPTRIYDTALALWIPSLLMSAAEAVLSGYCCVAALTLRGVGPCRKEGLQGQLVELTELELPKFKRQENEQLLDQNQEIQASQKSWV